In Apium graveolens cultivar Ventura chromosome 10, ASM990537v1, whole genome shotgun sequence, the following are encoded in one genomic region:
- the LOC141692270 gene encoding ricin B-like lectin R40G3, translated as MDYPYGHPNHNRHNDNQYPPPPNPYPPQDPFTRPGPDPFFNHPPPPQVHHTPHHPGSESHHTSHRPGSDPYPYPAYPPPPQVHHGGGDPYSSYPPPPSEVHVYPPGPGRNDPYSTGSNVHHVAHESQPHGYGPNAVPNKAHNVSDYLSRKPTVRVYTKADTNHSLTVHDGKVTLARSDPNDPYQHWVKDEKYSTKVKDEQGFPCFALVNKATGQALKHSVGAHHPVQLIPYVPDKLDESILWTLSLDTGEGYRTIRMVNNIRLNVDAFKDHNNSVHDGTTIGLWEWIKGDNQRWKIVPY; from the exons ATGGATTATCCGTACGGCCACCCCAACCACAACCGCCACAACGACAACCAATACCCACCACCACCAAACCCATACCCACCTCAGGACCCGTTTACCCGACCCGGACCCGACCCGTTTTTCAACCACCCACCTCCACCCCAAGTCCACCACACTCCCCACCACCCCGGATCCGAGTCTCATCATACCTCTCACCGACCCGGATCTGACCCGTACCCGTACCCGGCCTACCCACCACCACCACAAGTCCACCATGGCGGTGGCGATCCGTATTCGAGTTACCCACCACCACCATCTGAGGTTCATGTTTATCCGCCGGGTCCGGGTCGGAATGACCCGTATTCGACCGGGTCGAATGTGCACCATGTTGCTCATGAGAGTCAGCCACATGGGTATGGGCCTAATGCTGTGCCTAATAAGGCCCATAATGTTTCGGATTATTTGAGCAGGAAGCCCACTGTTAGGGTTTATACTAAGGCTGATACTAATCACTCTCTCACTGTCCATGATGGTAAGGTCACTCTTGCCCGATCCGACCCGAATGACCCGTATCAG CATTGGGTGAAAGATGAGAAGTATAGCACAAAGGTGAAAGATGAACAGGGATTCCCTTGCTTTGCTTTGGTTAATAAGGCTACTGGTCAGGCTTTGAAGCATTCTGTTGGAGCTCATCATCCT GTGCAGCTTATCCCTTATGTTCCGGATAAGCTTGACGAGTCTATCCTTTGGACTCTCAGCCTAGACACTGGCGAGGGTTACAGAACAATCAGGATGGTCAATAACATCCGCCTTAATGTGGATGCATTTAAGGATCACAACAATAGTGTTCATGATGGTACTACCATTGGCCTGTGGGAGTGGATTAAAGGGGATAATCAACGATGGAAGATCGTACCCTACTAA
- the LOC141689839 gene encoding apyrase 2-like yields the protein MKQRNRQSDTFSDQIHRYRSIILVISVPLLLISFVLFVMTTRSDTIEDSLLSHRKFANGGGSSGNKYAVIFDAGSSGSRVHVFCFDMNLDLVPIRNELELFEQLKPGLSAYAKDPKGAANSLQPLLEKAEAVVPQELRSKTVVRVGATAGLRQLEGDASDRILQAVRDYLKDNSRLKSKSDSVTVLDGSQEGAYQWVTINHLLGRLGKTYADTVGVVDLGGGSVQMAYAISENDAAKAPKVTDGHDSYVKEMYLKGTKYYLYVHSYLRYGLLAARAEILQITGDSGSPCIVPDFSGSYKYGATDYKAAHSPSGSSLQKCREVATKALKVNESTCTHMKCTFGGVWNGGGGDGQKNLFVASFFFDRAAEAGFVDPKKPVAKVRPVDFEDAAKRACQTNLEEAKSIYPRVEPENLPYLCMDLVYQFTLLVDGFALDPWQEITLVKKVEYQNSLVEAAWPLGSAIEVVSS from the exons ATGAAACAACGTAATCGCCAATCCGACACTTTCTCCGATCAGATTCACCGTTACCGGAGCATTATTCTCGTGATCTCGGTTCCTTTACTTCTAATTTCGTTTGTATTGTTCGTTATGACTACTCGTTCCGATACGATTGAGGATTCGTTGCTTTCGCATCGGAAATTTGCTAATGGTGGAGGTAGTAGTGGTAATAAGTATGCGGTCATTTTTGATGCTGGTAGTTCTGGGAGTAGAGTTCATGTTTTTTGTTTTGATATGAATTTGGATCTCGTGCCTATCCGAAATGAGCTCGAGCTTTTTGAACAG TTGAAACCAGGTTTGAGTGCATATGCAAAGGATCCTAAGGGCGCAGCAAATTCTTTACAGCCCCTTCTTGAGAAAGCTGAGGCTGTAGTTCCACAAGAGCTTCGCAGTAAGACTGTTGTCAGAGTCGGG GCAACTGCAGGTCTAAGGCAATTAGAAGGTGATGCATCCGACAGAATTTTGCAAGCA GTTAGAGATTACCTCAAGGATAATAGTAGGCTCAAATCAAAGTCTGATTCCGTGACTGTTCTTGATGGATCTCAGGAGGGTGCCTATCAGTGG GTCACTATAAACCATTTACTAGGGCGCTTAGGGAAAACTTATGCAGATACTGTTGGAGTAGTTGATCTTGGTGGTGGATCTGTGCAAATGGCATATGCCATCTCAGAGAATGATGCTGCCAAGGCTCCAAAAGTAACAGATGGACACGACTCATATGTAAAGGAAATGTATCTCAAGGGAACAAAGTACTACCTTTATGTTCACAG TTACTTGCGCTATGGGCTATTGGCAGCTAGAGCTGAGATTTTGCAAATTACCGGGGACTCTGGAAGCCCATGCATTGTGCCAGACTTTTCTG GATCCTACAAATACGGAGCTACGGATTATAAAGCAGCACATTCTCCTTCTGGTTCGAGCTTGCAAAAATGCAGGGAAGTAGCTACAAAGGCTCTGAAGGTAAACGAGTCAACATGCACCCACATGAAATGCACATTTGGCGGGGTATGGAATGGAGGAGGTGGTGATGGACAGAAAAATCTATTTGTTGCATCATTTTTCTTTGACAGGGCTGCTGAG GCtggttttgtcgatccaaagaAGCCTGTTGCCAAAGTTCGTCCAGTAGATTTTGAAGATGCTGCCAAGCGTGCTTGTCAAACAAACCTTGAAGAAGCCAAATCTATATACCCTCGGGTGGAACCAGAAAACCTGCCATACTTATGTATGGACCTTGTATATCAGTTCACATTACTTGTTGATGGGTTTG CCCTTGATCCTTGGCAAGAAATTACACTGGTGAAAAAAGTCGAGTACCAAAATTCTTTAGTTGAAGCTGCATGGCCGCTAGGCAGTGCAATCGAGGTTGTTTCCTCCTGA
- the LOC141689833 gene encoding ricin B-like lectin R40G2 isoform X1 → MLVYDQVDSPHHNNNAPTPPNDPPVSDPYFSTPDQTLDYLRGKPSFRIYTKAETDCSLTIRDGQVILARFDPSDLFQHWVKDERYSTEVIDEYGFPSFSMVNKATGQALKHSVGAHHPVQLIPYVPDILDESVLWTLSEDLGDGYRAMRMATNAHLNVDAFQDSNGCVHDGTSIGLWEWLQGENQRWKIVQLQDGPSSIYDQMHQVQLQDGPSSIYVQTHQVQLQDGPSSIYDQTHQVWDYLGQMPSVRVYTKAETNCSLAIRHGKVILAQADPSDPSQHWVKDEKYSTEVKDQHGFSSFALVNKATLQGMKHSIEAHHPVQLVPYVPGTLDESVLWTLSEDLGDGYRAMRMASNTRLSVDAFKNSKGRIHDGTIIGLWEWKKGENQRWKIVPHEYVPSSIHNHTHQVWDCLSRMPSVRVCTKAEANCSLAVRHGKVILARADPSDPSQHWVKDEKYSTEVKDQNGFPSFSLVNKATGQIMKHSVGATHPVQLIPYSPDKLDESVLWTLGADMGDGYRSMRMVNNTRLNLDAFLNSDGRVDDGTTIGLWEWSKGENQQWKIIPY, encoded by the exons ATGCTCGTTTACGATCAAGTAGATTCTCCTCACCACAACAATAATGCTCCTACGCCACCCAATGATCCCCCCGTATCCGACCCATATTTTTCAACTCCTGATCAGACTCTGGATTATTTGAGAGGCAAGCCTTCTTTTAGGATTTATACGAAGGCCGAGACTGATTGCTCCCTAACTATCCGTGATGGCCAAGTCATCCTTGCCCGTTTTGACCCGTCTGATCTGTTTCAG CATTGGGTGAAAGATGAAAGATATAGCACAGAGGTTATAGATGAATATGGATTCCCTAGCTTTTCTATGGTTAATAAAGCTACTGGTCAGGCTTTGAAGCATTCTGTTGGAGCCCATCATCCT GTGCAACTTATCCCTTATGTTCCAGACATACTCGATGAGTCTGTACTTTGGACTCTTAGCGAGGACTTGGGTGATGGATACAGAGCTATGAGGATGGCCACTAACGCTCACCTCAATGTGGATGCATTTCAAGATAGTAACGGATGCGTTCATGATGGTACTAGCATTGGCCTGTGGGAGTGGTTGCAAGGTGAAAATCAACGATGGAAGATCGTACAACTTCAGGATGGGCCTTCTTCTATTTATGATCAGATGCACCAGGTACAACTTCAGGATGGGCCTTCTTCTATTTATGTTCAGACGCACCAGGTACAACTTCAGGATGGGCCTTCTTCTATTTATGATCAGACGCACCAGGTTTGGGATTATTTAGGCCAGATGCCGTCTGTTAGGGTTTACACAAAGGCTGAGACTAATTGCTCCCTTGCTATCCGTCATGGTAAGGTCATTCTTGCCCAGGCTGACCCGTCTGACCCGTCACAG CACTGGGTGAAAGATGAGAAATATAGCACAGAGGTTAAAGATCAACATGGCTTCTCTAGCTTTGCTCTGGTCAATAAAGCTACTTTACAGGGAATGAAGCATTCTATTGAAGCCCATCATCCT GTGCAGCTTGTCCCTTATGTTCCTGGAACACTTGATGAATCTGTCCTTTGGACTCTCAGTGAGGACTTGGGTGATGGTTATAGAGCAATGAGGATGGCCAGTAACACTCGCCTCAGTGTAGATGCATTTAAGAATAGTAAAGGACGCATTCATGATGGTACTATCATTGGGCTGTGGGAGTGGAAGAAAGGTGAAAATCAACGATGGAAGATTGTACCACACGAGTATGTGCCTTCCTCGATTCATAATCATACGCACCAGGTTTGGGATTGTTTGAGCCGGATGCCATCTGTTAGGGTTTGCACAAAGGCCGAGGCAAATTGCTCTCTTGCTGTCCGTCATGGTAAGGTCATTCTTGCACGAGCTGACCCATCCGACCCGTCTCAG CACTGGGTGAAAGATGAAAAATATAGCACAGAGGTTAAAGATCAAAATGGCTTCCCTAGCTTTTCTCTGGTTAATAAAGCTACTGGTCAGATTATGAAGCATTCTGTTGGCGCCACTCATCCT GTGCAGCTTATCCCTTATAGTCCAGACAAACTTGACGAGTCTGTCCTCTGGACACTCGGTGCAGACATGGGCGATGGCTATAGATCAATGAGGATGGTCAATAACACTCGCCTGAATTTAGATGCGTTTCTCAATAGCGATGGACGCGTTGATGATGGTACCACCATTGGCCTGTGGGAATGGTCAAAAGGTGAAAATCAGCAATGGAAGATTATTCCCTACTAA
- the LOC141689833 gene encoding ricin B-like lectin R40G2 isoform X2, with protein MVNKATGQALKHSVGAHHPVQLIPYVPDILDESVLWTLSEDLGDGYRAMRMATNAHLNVDAFQDSNGCVHDGTSIGLWEWLQGENQRWKIVQLQDGPSSIYDQMHQVQLQDGPSSIYVQTHQVQLQDGPSSIYDQTHQVWDYLGQMPSVRVYTKAETNCSLAIRHGKVILAQADPSDPSQHWVKDEKYSTEVKDQHGFSSFALVNKATLQGMKHSIEAHHPVQLVPYVPGTLDESVLWTLSEDLGDGYRAMRMASNTRLSVDAFKNSKGRIHDGTIIGLWEWKKGENQRWKIVPHEYVPSSIHNHTHQVWDCLSRMPSVRVCTKAEANCSLAVRHGKVILARADPSDPSQHWVKDEKYSTEVKDQNGFPSFSLVNKATGQIMKHSVGATHPVQLIPYSPDKLDESVLWTLGADMGDGYRSMRMVNNTRLNLDAFLNSDGRVDDGTTIGLWEWSKGENQQWKIIPY; from the exons ATGGTTAATAAAGCTACTGGTCAGGCTTTGAAGCATTCTGTTGGAGCCCATCATCCT GTGCAACTTATCCCTTATGTTCCAGACATACTCGATGAGTCTGTACTTTGGACTCTTAGCGAGGACTTGGGTGATGGATACAGAGCTATGAGGATGGCCACTAACGCTCACCTCAATGTGGATGCATTTCAAGATAGTAACGGATGCGTTCATGATGGTACTAGCATTGGCCTGTGGGAGTGGTTGCAAGGTGAAAATCAACGATGGAAGATCGTACAACTTCAGGATGGGCCTTCTTCTATTTATGATCAGATGCACCAGGTACAACTTCAGGATGGGCCTTCTTCTATTTATGTTCAGACGCACCAGGTACAACTTCAGGATGGGCCTTCTTCTATTTATGATCAGACGCACCAGGTTTGGGATTATTTAGGCCAGATGCCGTCTGTTAGGGTTTACACAAAGGCTGAGACTAATTGCTCCCTTGCTATCCGTCATGGTAAGGTCATTCTTGCCCAGGCTGACCCGTCTGACCCGTCACAG CACTGGGTGAAAGATGAGAAATATAGCACAGAGGTTAAAGATCAACATGGCTTCTCTAGCTTTGCTCTGGTCAATAAAGCTACTTTACAGGGAATGAAGCATTCTATTGAAGCCCATCATCCT GTGCAGCTTGTCCCTTATGTTCCTGGAACACTTGATGAATCTGTCCTTTGGACTCTCAGTGAGGACTTGGGTGATGGTTATAGAGCAATGAGGATGGCCAGTAACACTCGCCTCAGTGTAGATGCATTTAAGAATAGTAAAGGACGCATTCATGATGGTACTATCATTGGGCTGTGGGAGTGGAAGAAAGGTGAAAATCAACGATGGAAGATTGTACCACACGAGTATGTGCCTTCCTCGATTCATAATCATACGCACCAGGTTTGGGATTGTTTGAGCCGGATGCCATCTGTTAGGGTTTGCACAAAGGCCGAGGCAAATTGCTCTCTTGCTGTCCGTCATGGTAAGGTCATTCTTGCACGAGCTGACCCATCCGACCCGTCTCAG CACTGGGTGAAAGATGAAAAATATAGCACAGAGGTTAAAGATCAAAATGGCTTCCCTAGCTTTTCTCTGGTTAATAAAGCTACTGGTCAGATTATGAAGCATTCTGTTGGCGCCACTCATCCT GTGCAGCTTATCCCTTATAGTCCAGACAAACTTGACGAGTCTGTCCTCTGGACACTCGGTGCAGACATGGGCGATGGCTATAGATCAATGAGGATGGTCAATAACACTCGCCTGAATTTAGATGCGTTTCTCAATAGCGATGGACGCGTTGATGATGGTACCACCATTGGCCTGTGGGAATGGTCAAAAGGTGAAAATCAGCAATGGAAGATTATTCCCTACTAA